In one window of Armatimonadota bacterium DNA:
- a CDS encoding glycoside hydrolase family 9 protein: MISARSEMRELVLVLAALLVLCSSASVGVGAELSFESGADVPEGWWPGPGAMRATRYARTGARSLGATTRSTDRSWSSYPVPLEVGQAYRLGGWIRCREGVARLGMDLLDEAGRVIGSARTPPVVPAQRWQYVAAEADLPPRATSASLWFEVEGEAYLDDVVFAPIAANLAFNPSFEGDAKGRVGYWSQETRSPVPGPGAGALRADAAGGRTGGAMLLEAESGWYAARMVDMPLPQGYTLFRFSGWSRADAAELRLWVVWVNAWGKVIGADHAARVATEQDWARWECRVGPPAGAVGARLVVAVRGGRAWLDDFRFSLCAPATRRHPVVRVHVNQVGYELKGPKSLVVATNFFPTDSAQGELEIRSESGRPVVKLPLRCSGRIHEGQPADWGDYYWRADFSSLTAPGRYRAAARFGARNGTSPPFEIGRDLLLRRTADLGVKFFFVQRCGFDVPGWHRACHLDDARLPDGTHINATGGWHSAGDYNKIMYENGDGGVAYALLQAHHAAPEIFARFDRNGDGTSDVLDEATWGARFVAKMQIPESGGLYGTISQGPGRAWTKWSPPEVHTDNIIGTDDDPVVAEGEGSSPLVIGAWARLSAMPELAAAADDYLRRAVKLFDHATQGATSSGSPHLLLSAMDLHAVTGERRYLDFARDSAEAIMATQQPAGRLRGAFGSYGEISAGALATFALNYPDDPVCARIRAAMRPFVRFCLSTADNPFGLSKQAVGQQDYFFEPTSTLGHNFECLGRAWAAAQIHHLIGDRRALRFAADQIDWVLGKNPIGLCMFEGKGTFNPPRYHHRYDAIAGRPRGAVPGAIPNGFVRSAYGLDQPGFDLSRVGSGRDHPSYRTSEPWLTHNMWYLMALSALPRKG, translated from the coding sequence ATGATTTCAGCGAGGAGTGAGATGCGCGAATTGGTGCTTGTTCTCGCGGCTCTGCTTGTGCTCTGTTCCAGCGCGTCGGTCGGTGTGGGCGCAGAGCTGTCCTTCGAATCGGGCGCGGATGTGCCCGAAGGGTGGTGGCCCGGCCCGGGCGCGATGCGGGCAACCCGTTACGCGCGGACCGGTGCGCGTTCCCTGGGCGCGACGACGCGCTCCACGGATCGCTCATGGTCGAGCTACCCGGTACCCCTCGAAGTCGGTCAGGCCTATCGGTTGGGCGGATGGATTCGGTGCCGCGAAGGGGTGGCGCGCCTCGGGATGGATCTGCTCGATGAGGCGGGGCGCGTGATCGGCTCGGCGCGCACGCCGCCGGTCGTGCCTGCGCAGCGCTGGCAATACGTCGCCGCGGAGGCCGACCTGCCCCCGCGGGCCACCTCGGCAAGCCTCTGGTTTGAGGTCGAAGGAGAGGCCTATCTCGATGATGTCGTCTTCGCGCCCATAGCGGCCAACCTGGCGTTCAATCCGTCCTTCGAGGGCGATGCAAAGGGACGCGTGGGATACTGGTCGCAGGAGACACGCTCCCCGGTACCCGGGCCGGGGGCCGGGGCTCTGCGAGCCGATGCCGCCGGCGGCCGCACCGGTGGAGCCATGCTGCTCGAAGCGGAGAGCGGATGGTATGCGGCGCGCATGGTTGACATGCCTCTACCCCAGGGATACACGCTGTTCCGGTTCTCGGGCTGGAGCCGCGCGGACGCTGCCGAGTTGCGCCTGTGGGTCGTCTGGGTCAACGCCTGGGGCAAGGTCATCGGCGCGGATCACGCCGCGCGCGTGGCGACGGAGCAGGACTGGGCGCGGTGGGAGTGCCGGGTCGGCCCTCCGGCCGGCGCGGTGGGGGCGAGGTTGGTCGTTGCGGTGCGCGGCGGCAGGGCATGGCTGGATGATTTCCGGTTCTCGCTCTGTGCGCCCGCTACCCGGCGGCACCCGGTAGTCCGCGTGCATGTGAACCAGGTCGGCTACGAACTGAAGGGGCCGAAGAGCCTGGTCGTTGCCACTAACTTCTTCCCGACGGATTCGGCACAGGGGGAACTCGAGATTAGGTCCGAATCTGGCCGGCCGGTTGTGAAGCTGCCGCTGCGGTGTTCCGGGCGCATCCACGAGGGCCAACCCGCTGACTGGGGCGATTACTACTGGCGAGCTGATTTCTCTTCGCTCACCGCTCCCGGGAGATACCGCGCGGCGGCGCGCTTCGGCGCCCGGAACGGAACATCGCCGCCCTTCGAAATCGGCCGCGATCTCCTGTTACGCCGGACCGCCGACCTCGGCGTCAAGTTCTTCTTCGTCCAGCGGTGCGGCTTCGACGTGCCCGGGTGGCACCGGGCGTGTCACCTCGATGACGCCCGGCTGCCCGACGGTACCCACATTAACGCCACGGGCGGCTGGCACAGCGCAGGCGACTACAACAAGATAATGTATGAGAATGGCGACGGGGGCGTCGCCTACGCGCTGCTCCAGGCGCACCATGCTGCGCCCGAGATCTTCGCTCGCTTCGACCGCAATGGTGACGGCACATCCGACGTGCTTGACGAAGCGACATGGGGCGCCCGTTTCGTGGCCAAGATGCAGATCCCGGAGAGCGGCGGGCTGTACGGCACGATCTCTCAGGGGCCGGGCCGCGCGTGGACGAAGTGGTCTCCGCCGGAGGTCCATACCGACAACATCATAGGTACCGATGACGACCCGGTCGTCGCCGAAGGAGAAGGGAGTTCCCCGCTGGTGATCGGAGCCTGGGCGCGCCTCTCGGCCATGCCGGAGCTGGCCGCCGCGGCCGACGACTACCTCCGGCGGGCGGTCAAGCTCTTCGATCACGCAACACAGGGCGCGACGTCAAGCGGCAGTCCGCATCTCCTGCTGAGCGCAATGGATCTCCACGCAGTCACGGGCGAAAGGCGCTACCTCGACTTCGCGCGCGACAGCGCGGAAGCGATTATGGCAACGCAGCAACCGGCCGGCCGCCTGCGGGGCGCATTCGGCAGTTATGGCGAGATCAGCGCTGGGGCGCTCGCCACCTTCGCGCTGAACTACCCGGATGACCCCGTGTGCGCGAGGATTCGGGCGGCCATGCGCCCATTTGTCAGGTTCTGCCTGAGCACTGCCGACAACCCCTTCGGACTGAGCAAGCAGGCGGTGGGGCAGCAGGACTACTTCTTCGAGCCCACGTCAACCCTGGGGCACAATTTCGAGTGCCTTGGCCGCGCATGGGCGGCGGCACAGATACATCACCTCATTGGTGATCGGCGTGCGCTCCGCTTCGCAGCCGATCAGATCGACTGGGTGCTGGGGAAGAACCCGATCGGCCTGTGCATGTTCGAGGGGAAGGGCACGTTCAACCCTCCACGCTATCATCATCGATACGACGCCATCGCCGGCCGGCCCCGGGGCGCCGTGCCCGGCGCCATTCCCAACGGATTCGTCCGGTCGGCCTACGGGCTGGATCAGCCCGGGTTTGACCTGTCGCGCGTCGGCTCGGGGCGCGACCACCCGTCATATCGCACCAGCGAGCCGTGGCTGACCCACAACATGTGGTACCTCATGGCGCTGAGCGCATTGCCTCGGAAAGGATGA